A window from Centropristis striata isolate RG_2023a ecotype Rhode Island chromosome 2, C.striata_1.0, whole genome shotgun sequence encodes these proteins:
- the LOC131993465 gene encoding BTB/POZ domain-containing protein 1-like isoform X1, translating into MATGSGGGNGGLASNHDGQEAASNSVQSVQSGAAAAPLSNVPTSGPARSASPPVLGLHREPMYNWQATKSSLKERFAFLFNNELLSDVRFIVGKGRQAQRIPAHKFVLAAGSAVFDAMFNGGMATTSAEIELPDVEPAAFLALLRFLYSDEVHIGPETVMTTLYTAKKYAVPALESHCVEFLTKHLRADNAFMLLTQARLFDEPQLASLCLDTIDKSTADAINAEGFTDIDLDTLCAVLQRDTLSIRENRLFGAVVRWAEAECYRQQLPPTSENKQKVLGKALPLIRFPLMTVEEFAAGPAQSGILFDREVVNLFLHFTVNPKPRVDYIDRPRCCLRGEECSINRFQQVESRWGYSGTSDRIRFNVNRRISIVGFGLYGSIHGPNDYQVNIQILESDKRITLGQNDTGFNCDGTANTFRVMFKEPVEILPNVSYTACATLKGPDSHYGTKGLKKVTQESATGTKTTFLFFSSPGNNNGTSVEDGQIPEIIYYT; encoded by the exons ATGGCGACCGGGAGCGGCGGCGGCAACGGCGGCTTGGCGTCAAACCATGACGGTCAGGAGGCAGCATCTAACTCCGTTCAGTCGGTTCAGTCTGGAGCCGCAGCAGCGCCGCTGTCCAACGTGCCAACCTCCGGTCCTGCCCGGTCCGCCTCACCGCCTGTCCTCGGCCTTCACCGGGAGCCCATGTACAACTGGCAGGCGACGAAGAGCTCCCTCAAGGAGCGCTTCGCCTTCCTCTTCAACAACGAGCTGCTCAGCGACGTGAGGTTTATAGTCGGGAAGGGCAGACAGGCCCAGAGGATACCGGCACATAAATTCGTCCTGGCCGCCGGCAGCGCCGTTTTTGATGCCATGTTCAACGGAGGGATGGCCACGACTTCGGCTGAAATAGAGCTGCCTGATGTCGAACCAGCTGCCTTCCTCGCCCTGCTCAG GTTCTTGTATTCTGATGAGGTCCACATCGGTCCAGAGACTGTGATGACGACTCTGTATACTGCTAAGAAGTATGCGGTCCCTGCCCTTGAGAGTCACTGTGTAGAGTTCCTCACCAAGCACCTCAGAGCCGACAACGCGTTCATGCTCCTCACTCAG GCAAGGTTATTTGATGAGCCTCAACTTGCCAGTCTCTGCTTAGACACCATAGACAAAAGCACTGCAGACGCAATAAACGCAGAGGGCTTCACAGACATTGACCTTG ACACCTTGTGTGCAgtgctacaaagagacacactcAGCATCAGGGAGAACCGCCTATTTGGGGCGGTGGTACGCTGGGCAGAGGCCGAGTGTTACAGACAACAGCTTCCCCCGACCTCGGAGAACAAACAGAAGGTTCTGGGGAAAGCTCTCCCACTCATCCGCTTCCCTCTCATGACTGTTGAGGAGTTTGCTGCAG GGCCTGCCCAGTCTGGAATATTGTTCGATCGGGAGGTGGTAAATCTGTTTTTACACTTTACAGTAAACCCCAAACCACGGGTCGACTACATCGACAGGCCCCGCTGCTGCCTCAGGGGGGAGGAGTGCAGCATTAATAGATTCCAGCAGGTTGAGAGTCGATGGGGGTACAGTGGTACCAGCGACAGAATCAG ATTCAATGTTAACAGAAGAATATCCATAGTGGGTTTTGGCTTGTATGGTTCAATACATGGCCCCAATGACTATCAGGTCAACATTCAG ATCTTGGAGAGCGACAAACGCATTACACTGGGGCAGAATGACACAGGTTTCAACTGTGACGGCACAGCAAACACGTTCAGAGTGATGTTCAAAGAGCCTGTGGAAATCCTGCCCAATGTCAGCTACACTGCATGCGCCACCTTAAAG GGTCCAGACTCCCATTATGGCACAAAAGGGTTGAAGAAAGTGACCCAGGAATCAGCAACGGGGACCAAGACGACGTTTCTCTTTTTTAGTTCACCTGGAAATAACAACGGTACATCAGTGGAGGACGGGCAGATACCAGAGATCATCTACTACACCTAG
- the LOC131993465 gene encoding BTB/POZ domain-containing protein 1-like isoform X2 — protein MATGSGGGNGGLASNHDGQEAASNSVQSVQSGAAAAPLSNVPTSGPARSASPPVLGLHREPMYNWQATKSSLKERFAFLFNNELLSDVRFIVGKGRQAQRIPAHKFVLAAGSAVFDAMFNGGMATTSAEIELPDVEPAAFLALLRFLYSDEVHIGPETVMTTLYTAKKYAVPALESHCVEFLTKHLRADNAFMLLTQARLFDEPQLASLCLDTIDKSTADAINAEGFTDIDLDTLCAVLQRDTLSIRENRLFGAVVRWAEAECYRQQLPPTSENKQKVLGKALPLIRFPLMTVEEFAAVNPKPRVDYIDRPRCCLRGEECSINRFQQVESRWGYSGTSDRIRFNVNRRISIVGFGLYGSIHGPNDYQVNIQILESDKRITLGQNDTGFNCDGTANTFRVMFKEPVEILPNVSYTACATLKGPDSHYGTKGLKKVTQESATGTKTTFLFFSSPGNNNGTSVEDGQIPEIIYYT, from the exons ATGGCGACCGGGAGCGGCGGCGGCAACGGCGGCTTGGCGTCAAACCATGACGGTCAGGAGGCAGCATCTAACTCCGTTCAGTCGGTTCAGTCTGGAGCCGCAGCAGCGCCGCTGTCCAACGTGCCAACCTCCGGTCCTGCCCGGTCCGCCTCACCGCCTGTCCTCGGCCTTCACCGGGAGCCCATGTACAACTGGCAGGCGACGAAGAGCTCCCTCAAGGAGCGCTTCGCCTTCCTCTTCAACAACGAGCTGCTCAGCGACGTGAGGTTTATAGTCGGGAAGGGCAGACAGGCCCAGAGGATACCGGCACATAAATTCGTCCTGGCCGCCGGCAGCGCCGTTTTTGATGCCATGTTCAACGGAGGGATGGCCACGACTTCGGCTGAAATAGAGCTGCCTGATGTCGAACCAGCTGCCTTCCTCGCCCTGCTCAG GTTCTTGTATTCTGATGAGGTCCACATCGGTCCAGAGACTGTGATGACGACTCTGTATACTGCTAAGAAGTATGCGGTCCCTGCCCTTGAGAGTCACTGTGTAGAGTTCCTCACCAAGCACCTCAGAGCCGACAACGCGTTCATGCTCCTCACTCAG GCAAGGTTATTTGATGAGCCTCAACTTGCCAGTCTCTGCTTAGACACCATAGACAAAAGCACTGCAGACGCAATAAACGCAGAGGGCTTCACAGACATTGACCTTG ACACCTTGTGTGCAgtgctacaaagagacacactcAGCATCAGGGAGAACCGCCTATTTGGGGCGGTGGTACGCTGGGCAGAGGCCGAGTGTTACAGACAACAGCTTCCCCCGACCTCGGAGAACAAACAGAAGGTTCTGGGGAAAGCTCTCCCACTCATCCGCTTCCCTCTCATGACTGTTGAGGAGTTTGCTGCAG TAAACCCCAAACCACGGGTCGACTACATCGACAGGCCCCGCTGCTGCCTCAGGGGGGAGGAGTGCAGCATTAATAGATTCCAGCAGGTTGAGAGTCGATGGGGGTACAGTGGTACCAGCGACAGAATCAG ATTCAATGTTAACAGAAGAATATCCATAGTGGGTTTTGGCTTGTATGGTTCAATACATGGCCCCAATGACTATCAGGTCAACATTCAG ATCTTGGAGAGCGACAAACGCATTACACTGGGGCAGAATGACACAGGTTTCAACTGTGACGGCACAGCAAACACGTTCAGAGTGATGTTCAAAGAGCCTGTGGAAATCCTGCCCAATGTCAGCTACACTGCATGCGCCACCTTAAAG GGTCCAGACTCCCATTATGGCACAAAAGGGTTGAAGAAAGTGACCCAGGAATCAGCAACGGGGACCAAGACGACGTTTCTCTTTTTTAGTTCACCTGGAAATAACAACGGTACATCAGTGGAGGACGGGCAGATACCAGAGATCATCTACTACACCTAG